In Eleutherodactylus coqui strain aEleCoq1 chromosome 4, aEleCoq1.hap1, whole genome shotgun sequence, the following are encoded in one genomic region:
- the LOC136626586 gene encoding LOW QUALITY PROTEIN: fibroblast growth factor-binding protein 3-like (The sequence of the model RefSeq protein was modified relative to this genomic sequence to represent the inferred CDS: deleted 2 bases in 1 codon) produces the protein MAGSTGILECGIVSLPELVQITNAWTPLNYKPSINTPNEMRLSSVISFIFLLHCLSVLQLAYGKNDKAASKRGEVQSFQREGQFSTKHKHDCNWEIIGDAAVSLSMTCNVPGSNSYNCTYEGEPQKCPLYATKAKQYWKQIFGKFKKMKNVCEDKTLKSRICKKTEAVESQLVKLGGAVADKAKGKSTPKESGKETEGRARNPEGNENVGAEKKSKKKPDSKSNLNPHLMPSASGPELTTVRVVNDDVLELNENLAETYCAEKWHSVCSFFVNFWNG, from the exons ATGGCAGGATCAACAG GAATTTTGGAATGCGGAATAGTTTCTCTTCCAGAACTCGTACAGATTACTAATGCTTGGACGCCCCTGAATTACAAACCATCCATCAACACT CCTAATGAGATGAGGCTCTCCAGTGttatttcattcatttttttgctgcactgcttGAGCGTTTTACAACTAGCGTACGGCAAAAATGACAAAGCAGCCAGCAAGAGGGGAGAGGTGCAATCCTTCCAGCGGGAAGGGCAGTTTTCAACCAAACACAAACACGACTGCAATTGGGAAATCATTGGAGATGCAGCCGTAAGCCTGTCGATGACCTGCAACGTGCCAGGTAGCAACAGCTACAATTGTACGTACGAAGGGGAGCCGCAGAAATGCCCTCTATATGCCACAAAGGCCAAGCAGTACTGGAAACAGATCTTTGGCAAAtttaagaaaatgaaaaatgtgtGTGAGGATAAGACATTGAAGTCACGTATCTGCAAGAAAACCGAAGCTGTAGAGTCCCAACTTGTGAAACTAGGTGGAGCGGTGGCTGACAAAGCCAAAGGGAAGAGTACCCCTAAAGAATCTGGAAAGGAGACAGAAGGAAGAGCAAGGAATCCAGAAGGGAACGAAAATGTGGGTGCTgagaaaaaatcaaaaaagaaGCCTGATAGTAAATCCAACCTGAACCCACATCTTATGCCTTCAGCATCTGGGCCAGAACTCACCACAGTCCGAGTAGTTAATGATGATGTACTAGAGCTGAATGAGAATCTGGCTGAAACCTACTGTGCTGAAAAGTGGCATTCAGTGTGTTCTTTCTTTGTTAATTTCTGGAATGGCTAA